Proteins co-encoded in one Theileria equi strain WA chromosome 3, complete sequence genomic window:
- a CDS encoding IWS1 C-terminus domain-containing protein (encoded by transcript BEWA_005020A) → MDVPEEVESEVTDAAPKHRRLKKNTTESKDANDQVNAEDIKIPKKKTKRKGKRGSGAQDEDFVPAQNAFSDNLNDFTDADFEEVPTTKKSNRGVGKAYFDEVLKRLKERKRQTVKLSDEECQLYCRQLVERMIAAAAEDVESVKLGKPGLSKLKMLSSLSDISKPSWRQWCISEGIAVALASWLAVLPDGSLPNLSVRSKVLQVVLQLPFQSSDLRDNDLGRTVVSLWKHPSECESNKTLIRAIVQKWTRPMLGMSTSYAELQDSSFIDNKSVPTSEDAYKYHKYDFKNAKASKVTVNQERIKNKLSQMYRSMESKQKTPGKATKVSLTGML, encoded by the coding sequence ATGGATGTACCTGAGGAGGTAGAAAGTGAAGTTACGGATGCTGCACCAAAACATCGTCGTTTGAAGAAAAACACTACGGAGTCGAAAGATGCAAATGACCAAGTAAACGCTGAAGATATTAAAATTCCTAAAAAGAAAACGAAAAGGAAGGGTAAAAGGGGCTCTGGCGCGCAGGATGAAGACTTTGTCCCGGCTCAAAACGCATTTAGTGACAATCTGAACGATTTCACGGATGCCGATTTTGAGGAGGTACCGACAACAAAAAAATCAAACCGCGGAGTTGGTAAGGCCTATTTTGACGAGGTTCTGAAGCGACTAAAGGAAAGGAAGAGACAAACAGTAAAACTCTCCGATGAAGAATGCCAATTATATTGCAGGCAACTAGTAGAGCGTATGATAGCAGCTGCAGCTGAAGATGTGGAATCTGTAAAATTAGGTAAACCTGGATTATCTAAGCTGAAAATGCTCAGTTCACTATCGGATATTAGTAAACCTTCATGGAGACAATGGTGCATTTCAGAAGGCATTGCTGTTGCATTAGCAAGCTGGCTTGCTGTATTACCTGATGGATCATTACCAAACCTAAGTGTCAGAAGCAAGGTGCTACAGGTAGTATTGCAGCTACCCTTCCAGTCTAGTGACCTTAGAGACAACGATCTTGGCAGGACGGTTGTCTCACTGTGGAAACATCCTAGTGAATGCGAATCAAATAAGACCCTAATAAGAGCAATTGTACAAAAATGGACTAGGCCTATGTTAGGAATGAGCACCAGCTATGCTGAATTACAGGATTCTAGTTTCATAGATAACAAATCGGTGCCGACTAGTGAAGACGCATACAAGTATCACAAGTATGATTTCAAAAATGCGAAGGCAAGTAAAGTTACTGTTAATCAAGAAAGGATAAAGAATAAATTGTCACAAATGTACCGGTCGATGGAATCAAAGCAAAAAACACCTGGTAAAGCAACAAAAGTTAGCCTCACTGGAATGCTTTAA
- a CDS encoding hypothetical protein (encoded by transcript BEWA_005030A): MASFSGKPLAQNPYNPFTGTQVQTISSSSVFPSSNTFQAQNNSNQSGSIFGNNTQTQSLFGNTNTQGSVFSQPQSLFSQPQGGSIFGQNTSTNSIFGQNNQQGSVFSQNSGQNSVFSQNQPIFGSSQSVNASQQNSIFSQGFNSNNTLPFSSQQSIFGANTQQEGHVQQGSAFGFTSNVPQVEPLQQQRTENVQLEEWMLEAYKSDKFQKGRIPEIPPTNDLL; the protein is encoded by the exons ATGGCGTCCTTCAGTGGCAAACCACTAGCGCAAAACCCTTATAACCCCTTTACTGGAACTCAAGTTCAAACTATCTCATCTTCGTCTGTGTTTCCTTCATCTAACACTTTTCAAGCGCAAAATAACTCTAACCAGTCCGGTAGTATCTTTG GAAACAACACTCAAACGCAGTCATTATTTGGTAATACCAATACTCAAGGCTCTGTTTTTTCACAACCGCAATCTTTGTTCTCACAGCCTCAGGGTGGTTCCATATTTGGGCAAAACACTAGCACGAACTCAATATTTGGTCAAAATAACCAGCAAGGTTCGGTATTCTCTCAGAATAGTGGCCAAAATTCTGTATTTTCGCAGAACCAGCCTATATTCGGGTCAAGTCAAAGTGTAAACGCTTCTCAACAaaattccatattttcGCAAGGCTTTAATTCAAACAACACATTACCATTTTCCTCACAACAATCAATATTTGGTGCAAATACACAACAGGAAGGACATGTTCAACAAGGTTCAGCGTTCGGATTCACCTCTAATGTACCTCAGGTAGAACCTTTGCAACAGCAGAGAACCGAGAATGTACAACTTGAGGAATGGATGTTAGAGGCATATAAGTCTGACAAATTCcag AAGGGGAGAATCCCTGAGATTCCTCCAACCAACGATTTACTTTGA
- a CDS encoding hypothetical protein (encoded by transcript BEWA_005040A), producing the protein MTEADVPKLYAILGVDQTATTRDIVKAYRLAALKSHPDKTSNLDEKARAEAKTHFIQLQHAYDILKDDEKRKNYDLYGWEGEEDVAFAAAYEFYKSPIKEEDIIDFSKTYKGSKAEEEDLLDFYKKNDGSLTNILFSIPLSEADDLDRFVSFYKENIKSKTIESTDKFTKTSQAKTLKNIRNKYKSKCKKDASVEDDGDDFDSLAAQIMANRKKRADTFSSLITNLESKYGNKKKKLSK; encoded by the exons ATGACGGAGGCAGATGTACCAAAACTGTATGCAATTCTGGGTGTAGACCAGACTGCTACAACCCGCGACATCGTCAAGGCATATAGACTCGCAGCTCTAAAGTCGCATCCAGACAAAACATCAAATTTGGATGAAAAGGCCAGG GCTGAGGCTAAGACTCATTTCATCCAATTGCAACATGCCtatgatattttaaaggacGATGAAAAGAGAAAAAACTATGATCTTTATG GTTGGGAAGGAGAAGAAGATGTAGCTTTCGCAGCTGCATATGAATTCTATAAGTCTCCAATCAAAGAAGAAGACATTATAGATTTCTCTAAAACATACAAGGGAAGCAAGGCCGAGGAAGAAGACCTGTTGGACTTTTACAAAAA AAATGACGGCAGTTTGACAAACATTCTATTCTCAATTCCATTGTCTGAGGCAGATGATCTGGATCGCTTTGTTTCTTTTTACAAGGAGAATATTAAATCAAAG ACTATTGAATCAACTGATAAGTTTACGAAAACATCGCAAGCAAAGACTCTCAAAAATATCCGGAATAAATATAAGTCAAAGTGCAAGAAAGACGCATCTGTAGAGGATGATGG GGATGACTTTGATAGCCTTGCAGCTCAGATTATG GCTAATAGAAAGAAACGAGCTGATACGTTTTCAAGTCTcattacaaatttggaatCAAAATATGGTAACAAG AAAAAAAAACTCTCAAAGTAA
- a CDS encoding 26S proteasome regulatory subunit, putative (encoded by transcript BEWA_005050A): protein MDVVNSVSMQGTHLKVVVHPIVLLSVVDHYNRCAQGTSRRVVGTILGETINGEIHVTNSFAVPFEEDTKNPLVWYFDHNYHENMFKMFKKINAKERVIGWYSTGPKCKPADLEIHELYRKYCPQPIYIIVDINQKEELPIEAYLSVEEPTNDARFRRTFVHVPFSVGAFEAEEVGLEHLLRDLTNVTTSTTSKKVQSKLRALRSLSSKLGEIVDYLGGVISGTYTANPSIIYMLQDIFNLFPVMENEDLMEAFAINMNDTTLTLYLGSIIRAMVALHNLINNMAENKRLAKNKSASLA, encoded by the exons ATGGACGTTGTAAACAGCGTATCTATGCAAGGAACGCATCTTAAGGTGGTTGTACACCCTATCGTTCTGCTTTCTGTAGTAGATCATTATAACAGATGTGCTCAGGGCACATCACGCAGAGTCGTAGGTACAATTTTAGGTGAAACTATTAACGGGGAAATCCATGTAACAAATTCATTTGCGGTTCCATTCGAAGAGGATACAAAAAATCCTCTCGTTTGGTATTTCGACCATAATTATCATGAAAACATGTTCAAAATGTTTAAAAAG ATTAACGCAAAAGAACGAGTAATTGGCTGGTACAGCACTGGACCGAAATGTAAACCAGCGGATTTGGAAATTCATGAGCTTTATCGCAAATATTGTCCACAGCCCATTTATATCATTGTAGATATAAATCAG AAAGAGGAGCTGCCCATAGAAGCGTACTTGTCGGTAGAGGAACCTACTAATGATGCTAGATTTAGACGCACATTTGTACATGTTCCATTCTCAGTTG GTGCCTTTGAAGCTGAAGAAGTAGGCTTAGAGCATCTTCTAAGAGATCTCACAAATGTCACTACGTCTACAACGTCCAAAAAG GTTCAGAGCAAATTAAGGGCCTTGAGGTCATTGTCTTCCAAATTGGGGGAAATTGTAGACTACCTTGGAGGAGTCATCTCTGGAACATATACAGCTAACCCATCGATAATTTACATGCTACAG GATATATTCAACCTTTTCCCTGTCATGGAAAATGAGGATTTGATGGAAGCATTTGCAATAAATATGAACGATACTACATTAACGCTCTACCTCGGCAGTATAATAAGGGCTATGGTAGCACTTCACAATTTAATCAATAACATGGCAGAAAATAAGAGACTTGCAAAGAACAAATCAGCGTCTCTTGCTTAA
- a CDS encoding hypothetical protein (encoded by transcript BEWA_005060A) — protein sequence MAKGLRAKSLRRYRTAKRQVVNEVIERPRVAESFKKARLIHHGQDITPKTRPNMFLHPDDPDAVVPQCIPKPALDLRSENVPLSGKFICQTSCALY from the exons ATGGCCAAGGGGCTGCGTGCCAAGTCCCTTCGCAGATATCGCACTGCTAAACGTCAAGTAGTAAACG AAGTCATAGAACGGCCAAGGGTCGCGGAATCATTCAAGAAGGCTCGCCTGATTCATCATGGACAAGATATAACGCCGAAGACGCGGCCTAATATGTTTTTACATCCAG ACGATCCGGATGCAGTCGTTCCTCAGTGTATCCCGAAACCGGCCCTGGATTTAAGGTCTGAGAATGTTCCTCTTTCTGGTAAGTTCATTTGTCAAACTAGTTGTGCCTTGTACTAA
- a CDS encoding 60S ribosomal protein L36, putative (encoded by transcript BEWA_005070A) has protein sequence MTNNKVLKKKELASGISVGLLKGHTVTPIPLTRSVAPSRRKGLKTNRSTLVSEVIREVCGFAPYERNLIELVKIGSASTYKRAFKFAKRRLGTHRRAKAKMSEISSIVELQRKRRN, from the exons ATGACAAATAATAAGGTattgaagaagaaggagCTTGCCTCTGGCATCTCAG TTGGTCTTCTCAAGGGTCATACTGTTACTCCAATTCCATTGACTCGTTCCGTTGCTCCAAGCCGTAGAAAGGGTCTCAAGACAAACCGTTCTACTTTGGTTTCTGAGGTCATTCGTGAGGTTTGCGGTTTTGCTCCATATGAGAGAAATTTGATCGAATTGGTCAAGATCGGATCAGCTTCAACATATAAGCGTGCCTTCAAGTTTGCCAAGAGACGTCTTGGTACCCATAGACGCGCCAAGGCAAAGATGAGCGAAATTTCCTCCATCGTCGAGTTACAACGCAAGCGTAGAAATTAA
- a CDS encoding bystin domain-containing protein (encoded by transcript BEWA_005080A), whose product MKSKLKEKSSKKTKVLKVGKKNSKKSSKDVEDSDLSDFEAEYLEELPPDVSSKIQKLIKASNDEVPRHDKDPGLEFLESDPLINLKLSQDVSGFLPENKNDGSTVDIWWKLKQLSEQRTEDDALKKIRPVYTDIGLYLSKYKSGSLPKAFKVLPKMKNWMELLELTTPQNWTPNAVSEATRLFSSNMNEANAEIFYTSVLLPAFRQDLRSKRTLNYHLYMALKKAMFKPNAWFKGILLPLVEEGCTYREAAIVGSVLKKISIPVLHASAFILRSCQCQKWFGSTSFILCILFQKKFNLPAKVIDGSIAYFYKFLTFGDSLPVIWHQSLYIFVENYKHTFKDEHKECISEILQKQRHPQITAAIESSLRRTFDDVEMYD is encoded by the exons ATGAAGTCCAAATTAAAAGAGAAAAGTAGCAAAAAGACAAAGGTTCTAAAAGTAGGCAAAAaaaactccaaaaaatCTAGTAAAGATGTAGAAGATTCCGATTTGTCAGACTTTGAAGCTGAATATCTGGAGGAACTTCCTCCAGACGTATCATCGAAGATCCAAAAATTGATCAAAGCCTCAAATGACGAGGTTCCCAG ACATGATAAAGACCCTGGTTTGGAGTTTTTGGAATCGGATCCTCTTATTAACTTGAAACTATCACAGGATGTTTCAGGGTTTTTACCtgagaataaaaatgatggaaGTACTGTTGACATTTGGTGGAAACTCAAACAGCTCTCTGAACAACGGACGGAGGATGACGCCTTGAAAAAGATAAGACCCGTATACACAGATATTGGTTTGTACTTGTCTAAATACAAGAGTGGAAGTTTACCAAAGGCTTTCAAGGTACttccaaagatgaagaactGGATGGAACTACTGGAGTTGACAACTCCTCAGAATTGGACCCCCAATGCAGTATCAGAAGCAACACGCCTATTTTCATCGAATATGAATGAAGCTAAT GCCGAGATATTCTATACTTCTGTACTGTTACCTGCATTTCGTCAAGATTTGCGGAGTAAACGTACATTGAATTATCACTTGTATATGGCACTGAAAAAGGCAATGTTTAAGCCAAATGCATGGTTCAAGGGAATACTTTTGCCTTTGGTTGAGGAG GGATGTACTTATAGAGAGGCTGCTATAGTTGGCAGTGTTCTAAAGAAAATTTCAATTCCAGTGCTTCATGCTTCTGCCTTTATCCTCAGAAGTTGCCAATGCCAAAAGTGGTTTGGAAGCACTAGTTTTATACTATGCatactcttccaaaagAAGTTTAACCTTCCTGCtaag GTCATTGACGGATCTATCGCatatttttacaagtttCTAACGTTTGGAGATTCGCTGCCTGTGATATGGCACCAATCATTATATATTTTCGTCGAAAACTATAAGC ACACATTTAAGGACGAACATAAAGAATGCATATCGGAGATATTGCAGAAACAACGACACCCGCAGATTACTGCTGCAATAGAGAGTTCTCTTAGACGAACGTTCGATGATGTTGAGATGTATGATTAG
- a CDS encoding hypothetical protein (encoded by transcript BEWA_005090A): protein MEDQTDDCLHSLNKDSTYALSRIMKALRDEKFALADNLFSDLRLLFVKYPWMLAHLDKDEEIITECLTFISQRDDWNVDIQCIRMVSHVAMLVLSLKNCIINGQQCESILRTLCSSARSYKQPCI from the exons ATGGAAGATCAGACGGATGACTGTTTGCATTCACTCAACAAGGATTCCACATATGCATTATCACGTATTATGAAAGCACTTAGGgatgaaaagtttgcacttgcTGATAATCTTTTTTCTGATTTGCGTTTACTATTTGTAAAGTATCCCTGGATGCTTGCCCATCtagataaagatgaagaaatcaTAACG GAGTGTCTCACGTTTATAAGTCAAAGAGATGATTGGAATGTTGATATCCAATGCATTCGCATGGTTTCCCATGTGGCAATGTTGGTATTAAGTCTAAAAAATtgtataataaatggaCAACAATGTGAAAGTATTCTAAGAACACTCTGTAGTTCTGCACGATCATATAAGCAACCATGTATATAA
- a CDS encoding hypothetical protein (encoded by transcript BEWA_005100A), with protein sequence MGFKLEMAKCFELRLCCRRTDDKNIRMENISLLYEKHILTMFPELSYSKNESRKISYAVIEIPQVPTVHRYSLVRSCNVFEDDNINETHCDDSAIRYSHEMQNKNLHSAYTNGSKNNSTLEVPESFAGEELKIFKVDKHSVEGLPIENENKTNDDLTSNLRFLPPMQNRPNSLNDDGNIDNRLYRKDYAENDNGSHKLTHEPENIQANFEKLQTELLKTDQEDVSHIPGRGHEIRNLRNLIKGITQQILIRLDADGECVVEEILEHLEKVSRLLKVERDRSLGVVRSEYRDLRARIEAKFHKTIRKSQDRWKATNEKFIKVSG encoded by the exons ATGGGATTTAAGCTTGAAATGGCAAAATGTTTCGAATTGAGATTATGTTGTAGAAGAacagatgataaaaacaTTCGAATGGAGAACATATCACTATTATAT GAAAAACACATCTTGACCATGTTCCCAGAACTTAGTTACAGCAAAAATGAAAGTAGAAAGATAAGTTATGCAGTAATTGAG ATACCACAAGTGCCCACAGTTCACAGATACTCCTTAGTAAGGTCATGTAATGTTTTTGAAGATGACAATATCAATGAAACCCACTGTGATGACTCTGCCATACGATATAGCCACGAAATGCAAAACAAGAATCTACATTCTGCGTATACCAATGGGTCGAAGAATAATTCAACACTTGAA GTGCCTGAGTCTTTTGCTGGTGAAGAattgaaaatttttaaagtgGATAAACATAGTGTAGAGGGTTTGCCCAttgagaatgaaaataaaacaaaTGATGATCTGACCAGTAACCTCAGATTTTTGCCACCAATGCAAAACCGTCCAAATTCTCTAAACGACGATGGCAACATAGATAATAGGTTATACAGGAAAGATTATGCAGAAAATGATAACGGAAGTCATAAACTAACACACGAAccagaaaatatacaaGCTAATTTTGAGAAGCTGCAAACTGAACTTCTCAAGACTGATCAGGAAGACGTCTCGCATATTCCAGGAAGGGGACATGAAATTAGGAATTTGAGAAACCTCATCAAAGGTATTACACAACAGATATTAATTAGATTAGATGCAGATGGCGAATGTGTTGTAGAAGAAATACTGGAGCATCTAGAGAAAGTATCACGGCTACTAAAGGTAGAAAGGGATCGTTCCCTAGGGGTAGTTAGGAGTGAGTACCGAGATCTCAGAGCAAGGATTGAGGCAAAATTCCACAAGACCATACGCAAATCCCAAGATAGGTGGAAGGCTACAAACgaaaaatttataaaagtAAGCGGATAA
- a CDS encoding MIF4G domain-containing protein (encoded by transcript BEWA_005110A), producing the protein MAASKNISHDDAGIPTKSTPSSVFNPDAPEFNPSQIKSSGKLNADAPEFVPGQLPTLFDANLSMLRVPEIVNAGSYKNGHVPNYGRNISQRHQEQQYLHPQMWMHGQQYGQMPMQMGVPYQQHMYSGNASYDYMSYNYSRPQGYHIQRNVYSKPHAEYTINNPPQVQIPYNAVVTGNVPKSGGKHLQSKPEETQPKPMPEVEAAAQQTKKPVETPAITTTPEHVDTTTPVETAPSKPLTWAERTKLSTTRQLVPKKPAAPQIPTEQVSYAKVIKRAAEVTNEPAKQAHQENVKVSSESKPADAETKIAEVLSKTPQVELDKITKSDSNLHTENAKTASESVSESVAEKLDDLKISVSDTTAETDDTDPYVYNITKMLSIYTYLNDGGLEKLRESKDYPILLFSHSNIRDSSSKTSGNRNFNDYSANNSKKGDNWRHSKPFNDQSKGFGNNFRFSHREFSREHSDQQLPAASESSWIIKQAKQKLDKECQLKRKIMGLLNRLTFEKFDIIYDQIIACGIDTPEHALMLVKFVFGKAVTQHHFIPMYVELCTKLAVDLYDIDYKDPDAEGHSEAPARSTEPKTDSKPMDNKTSRNSDFMRILLNCSQESFENNLKPLTIPEDLEGDDIFEFEQKYKHKMRGNMIFVGELFKQKLLAAKLLITCLDQVFSKREECIALYNDINMGNNHLEAMCTLLQTVGRSFDTTRWKHLPEFEKRIQLLAELGKNEDICFRIRCLIKNVLDCRQERWDKQPVHKLEGPCKLQELRSKVNMETSKVQEDLWRKNRKQKNFGEQKSANFPPVESNVQRAVESISHDALKKHVKSILTELILSHDTSESFLRVTELNLPGSRDEELFNLMIMDTIELCAKVTATKERALLTKWLYLLAETRSSQHCLISCLKEFVLNEESENSYAMLMEDYPVLPQLITELLDHMEEGCSGNADFEEIQKYIKA; encoded by the coding sequence ATGGCTGCATCAAAGAACATTAGTCATGATGATGCTGGTATTCCTACTAAATCAACGCCTAGTTCTGTGTTTAACCCTGACGCGCCAGAGTTCAACCCATCACAAATCAAAAGCTCAGGTAAACTAAATGCAGATGCCCCTGAGTTCGTTCCAGGGCAATTACCCACTTTGTTCGACGCAAATCTGAGTATGTTGCGTGTCCCTGAAATTGTAAATGCTGGATCATACAAAAATGGCCATGTCCCAAATTATGGAAGAAATATATCGCAAAGACATCAGGAACAACAATATCTACACCCTCAGATGTGGATGCATGGACAGCAGTACGGACAAATGCCTATGCAAATGGGTGTTCCGTATCAGCAACATATGTATTCTGGGAATGCCTCGTATGATTATATGTCATATAACTATTCTAGGCCCCAGGGATATCACATCCAAAGGAATGTTTATAGCAAACCACATGCTGAATATACGATTAATAATCCACCTCAAGTGCAAATTCCatataatgcagttgtTACTGGAAATGTGCCAAAAAGTGGTGGTAAGCATCTTCAGAGCAAACCCGAGGAAACTCAACCTAAGCCAATGCCAGAGGTTGAAGCTGCAGCACAACAAACAAAGAAACCGGTTGAAACCCCTGCTATTACTACCACACCAGAACATGTTGATACCACTACACCTGTTGAAACTGCTCCTTCCAAACCATTAACATGGGCAGAGAGAACCAAATTATCAACAACCAGACAGTTGGTTCCAAAGAAACCAGCTGCTCCTCAGATACCTACTGAGCAAGTTTCTTATGCCAAGGTTATTAAAAGAGCAGCTGAAGTGACCAACGAACCTGCAAAGCAAGCACACCAAGAGAATGTAAAAGTATCTTCTGAATCAAAACCAGCTGATGCAGAAACAAAAATTGCAGAAGTGTTATCAAAAACTCCACAAGTTGAACTGGACAAAATAACAAAATCGGATTCAAATTTACATACTgaaaatgcaaaaacaGCATCTGAATCTGTAAGTGAAAGTGTTGCAGAAAAACTTGACGACTTAAAAATTTCAGTTTCTGATACAACGGCTGAGACGGATGATACAGATCCATATGTTTATAATATCACAAAGATGCTTTCAATATACACTTACCTCAATGATGGTGGATTGGAGAAGCTTAGGGAATCCAAGGATTATCCTATTTTGCTCTTTTCTCATTCAAATATAAGGGATTCGTCTTCTAAGACATCAGGAAACCGTAATTTTAATGATTATTCTGCAAACAACTCAAAAAAAGGCGATAACTGGCGTCACTCTAAGCCTTTTAATGATCAATCAAAGGGATTTGGAAATAATTTTAGATTTTCACACAGAGAGTTTTCAAGAGAACATAGTGATCAACAGCTTCCAGCTGCATCAGAGTCATCATGGATTATAAAGCAAGCCAAACAAAAGCTGGACAAAGAATGCCAACTCAAACGTAAAATCATGGGTTTGCTAAATAGGCTTACttttgaaaagtttgacaTCATATATGATCAAATTATTGCCTGTGGAATCGATACTCCAGAACACGCATTGATGTTAGTgaagtttgtttttggaAAGGCAGTTACGCAGCACCATTTCATTCCAATGTATGTAGAACTCTGTACAAAGTTAGCTGTTGATTTGTACGATATTGATTATAAGGATCCTGACGCTGAGGGCCATTCCGAGGCTCCGGCTCGTTCTACTGAGCCAAAAACAGATTCTAAACCCATGGATAATAAAACTAGTAGGAATAGTGACTTTATGCGCATATTGCTAAATTGCAGTCAAGAAtcatttgaaaataatCTTAAGCCTCTAACAATTCCAGAGGATCTAGAAGGAGATGACATATTCGAATTTGAGCAAAAATATAAGCACAAGATGCGTGGAAATATGATTTTTGTGGGTGAGCTATTTAAGCAGAAGCTTCTAGCTGCTAAACTCCTTATCACCTGTTTGGACCAGGTGTTCTCCAAACGTGAAGAGTGTATAGCCTTGTACAATGATATTAACATGGGTAATAACCACTTAGAGGCTATGTGTACTCTATTACAGACTGTAGGACGGTCTTTTGATACTACTAGATGGAAGCATCTACCAGAATTTGAGAAGCGTATTCAATTACTAGCAGAACTCgggaagaatgaagatatATGTTTTAGGATACGCTGTCTAATTAAAAATGTACTGGATTGTAGGCAAGAAAGGTGGGATAAGCAACCTGTACATAAACTTGAAGGCCCGTGTAAACTTCAGGAGCTGCGTTCCAAAGTTAACATGGAAACCTCAAAAGTTCAAGAGGACCTCTGGAGGAAAAACAGGAAGCAAAAGAACTTTGGTGAACAGAAAAGTGCCAATTTCCCACCGGTAGAATCGAATGTTCAAAGGGCTGTTGAAAGTATTAGTCACGATGCTCTTAAGAAGCACGTCAAATCCATATTAACCGAGTTGATACTATCGCACGATACTTCTGAATCATTCCTAAGAGTTACTGAGTTAAATTTACCGGGCTCACGTGATGAGGAGCTTTTCAATCTTATGATCATGGACACAATCGAACTTTGTGCAAAGGTCACTGCCACGAAAGAACGTGCATTACTCACAAAATGGCTTTACTTGCTTGCTGAAACCAGATCATCGCAACACTGTCTCATATCTTGCTTGAAGGAATTTGTATTAAATGAAGAATCAGAGAATTCTTACGCGATGTTGATGGAAGATTACCCCGTATTACCTCAGTTGATTACAGAGTTGCTTGATCATATGGAAGAAGGATGCTCCGGAAATGCGGATTTTGAGGAAATTCAGAAGTATATAAAGGCATGA
- a CDS encoding peptide chain release factor 2, putative (encoded by transcript BEWA_005120A) has protein sequence MSYGFYISRHLTQGTKNALCNQYKFYTLLQYGERAGISYDRPHHPRSYGISSSSKGHTDALSFDKYDKNDCKLIITAGVGGAEACDWCKMLSRMYKKFVSSYKMPEDKKFGPLPEVLKYVEVTASPGDLNGYKMVEVDIIGKYAYKLLKGEKGTHRLVRHTPFHAAKKRQTTFGGVQVIPILSSDDEDVKFYNKSKNLQEKDLIFESMRSEGKGGQNVNKVETAVRVTHKPTGLSVKVQQERTNTRNKQIALQKLAEKVELHYRNILQERLEEVKGTEVDASWARHIRSYVLNPEQRFKDHRTNYETAAVHDIMDGDLLPVILTYLEHLK, from the exons ATGTCATATGGATTTTATATAAGTAGACATTTGACACAAGGCACTAAAAACGCCTTGTGCAACCAATACAAGTTTTATACCCTGTTACAGTATGGTGAACGTGCGGGGATTAGTTATGATAG GCCACATCATCCACGGAGTTATGGAATTTCTAGCAGTTCAAAAGGACATACTGATGCACTTTCATTTGATAAATATGACAAGAACGACTGCAAACTTATAATCACTGCAG GTGTTGGCGGAGCTGAAGCTTGTGATTGGTGCAAGATGCTGAGTAGGATGTACAAGAAATTTGTTTCTAGTTATAAAATGCCAGAAGATAAAAAATTTGGACCTTTACCGGAGGTTTTAAAGTATGTAGAAGTAACAGCATCCCCTGGTGATTTGAATGGGTACAAAATGGTAGAAGTCGATATAATAGGAAAATATGCCTACAAACTCCTTAAAGGTGAAAAGGGAACCCACAGACTTGTTAGACATACACCATTTCATGCAGCAAAAAAAAGACAAACCACTTTTGGTGGTGTGCAGGTCATACCAATACTTTCAagtgatgatgaagatgtaaaattttacaataaatccaaaaaCCTCCAGGAGAAGGATTTGATATTTGAATCCATGCGTAGCGAGGGAAAGGGAGGTCAAAATGTTAACAAAGTTGAAACGGCAG TAAGGGTAACACACAAGCCAACTGGCTTATCGGTAAAAGTACAACAAGAGCGCACAAACACACGCAACAAACAAATCGCATTACAAAAGCTTGCCGAAAAGGTGGAACTACACTATAGG AACATATTACAAGAGCGCTTGGAAGAGGTAAAAGGCACAGAAGTGGATGCTTCTTGGGCTAGACACATTAGAAGCTATGTTTTAAACCCAGAACAGAGGTTCAAGGATCATCGAACAAATTACGAAACGGCTGCCGTCCACGACATTATGGATGGTGATCTGTTACCCGTAATTCTAACATATCTAGAACACTTAAAATGA